The Stigmatopora argus isolate UIUO_Sarg chromosome 16, RoL_Sarg_1.0, whole genome shotgun sequence genome has a window encoding:
- the alpk2 gene encoding alpha-protein kinase 2, with protein MNTPEEFLPLLPHLSTSLISPRCEIYTQPVLIPDTRRPFGVESINLENFRASDLSAEHTLTACATSSDSSEDDFPTDPVSDLYIFEDEAQDFILNPTSREIKLDHNNDGSPIGFSDAAKSMTHSNAPDEYWLALASNSALEPLTELTRITPQRPRSVSPAEQWCDACQYLDNKDVLPASTSSDLSLEETWVSGYAREGIGWGGDDTIGWRPPVERWSSVESWASALSDWNVIGTPAQEFTATFSEIGAEIDALTDALADIKPYDSGKGMGLQDQPVGGIIQEVSIQSGQGCFDFQNPMGDIIQSPGHLTAITSTQVEETPVINLVYEKPSIVSSDEDREEDIDSLNPAWTHLRDVDLPRFVQFLGTENLKEEEILLKIVEDGHVTEQPADLTNEQQSGNRLFKVTEDDSIHQLDSPQNQETEADLRAGSSNIEHSGTFAEEKMNLCVPMFNSGGNVQCNTLTEPDLESQMHSQVSCPTFILPVAPLEIKSTLEYRRSSLEGDQLRTLNDAQPRIRTLWPLCDKARPSEEVQELCKEPPPILEMNCAIPDEPHAPNLAKPNNRLATGKPKQNQGTLEKTQLKTDVNPRCKKEKSAAHHHGAPGPKKLENSPQLVSGKQKETLENDSSQLVKETIPHMENAKPHGKKKKKHHHNAPGTENDAKMKDTKGRMEMPNIKVHKDAKTSDPVDKKTLASLKPPHGEHIRHNTDGKNKHVLTGDDTVKKRRLSKDKFAKFLDLKPKTEEGPKVDVRAPSKKASSEVVKQNTSPPAEEPKVMQPIQPESVSGDPQSLSLCCRFASVFTKHTITWRHEAVVLLEIKRSAGDESRASLTISNASHKDLGKYQCCMSSSQGSITLDYLLTYEVLREIVILPSPNIAAPPVEAGYEAEDVQCSRLLFKEDFLSEQYFGENQPVSVVTEKAHFGEGMHRRAFRTRLRQGWVPLLLAGPSCVLKVHTAVTYGTKNNDDLVQRNFSLAVEECHVQNTAREYIKEYNVATQSLDAFGEVPDIIPIYLVHRPSSDIPYATLEEELIGEFVKYSVKDGKEINLMRRDSEAGRKCCAFQHWVYQRTDGNLLVTDMQGVGMKLTDVGIATCKKGYKGFKGNCATSFIDQFKVLHQCNMYCEILGLTSLQPKASKKAAYPPRIKAQPSAGTKKKTFGPTVKAKS; from the exons ATGAACACACCGGAAGAGTTCCTACCCTTGCTACCTCACCTGTCCACTAGCCTTATCTCACCCAGGTGTGAGATTTACACACAGCCCGTCCTTATACCCGACACGAGACGCCCGTTCGGGGTGGAGTCGATCAACCTGGAAAATTTCAGGGCCTCCGATCTAAGTGCCGAGCACACTCTGACTGCGTGCGCTACGAGCTCGGACAGCTCGGAGGATGACTTTCCCACGGACCCGGTGTCAGACTTGTATATTTTTGAAGATGAGGCACAAGACTTTATACTAAATCCAACTAGCCGGGAGATTAAATTAGATCATAACAATGATGGCTCCCCCATTGGGTTTAGTGATGCAGCAAAGAGCATGACGCACAGCAATGCCCCAGACGAGTACTGGCTGGCGTTGGCGTCTAACTCAGCGCTGGAACCGCTCACTGAGCTCACCCGGATCACTCCCCAAAGACCGAGGAGTGTCAGTCCTGCCGAGCAGTGGTGTGACGCCTGCCAGTATTTGGATAACAAGGATGTTTTGCCCGCTTCCACCTCTAGCGACTTATCGTTGGAAGAGACGTGGGTGTCGGGTTACGCCAGAGAGGGGATTGGCTGGGGAGGGGATGACACCATAGGTTGGAGGCCGCCGGTGGAGAGGTGGTCCTCCGTGGAAAGCTGGGCCAGCGCCCTCTCGGACTGGAATGTCATCGGAACGCCGGCGCAGGAGTTTACAGCCACTTTCTCAGAGATCGGAGCCGAGATAGACGCCCTGACTGACGCGCTAGCGGATATTAAGCCTTACGACTCGGGAAAAGGGATGGGGCTTCAGGATCAGCCAGTCGGAGGAATCATCCAAGAAGTATCCATTCAGAGTGGGCAAGGATGCTTTGATTTCCAAAATCCAATGGGAGACATCATCCAATCTCCAGGCCATTTGACAGCTATCACGTCAACGCAAGTAGAAGAAACGCCAGTTATTAATCTTGTGTATGAAAAGCCATCCATTGTTTCATCCGATGAAGACAGAGAAGAAGACATAGACAGCCTAAACCCTGCATGGACTCACTTAAGGGATGTGGACCTTCCTCGATTTGTCCAATTTTTAGGGACAGAAAATTTGAAAGAAGAGGAAATCCTGCTGAAGATTGTGGAGGATGGACATGTGACAGAACAACCAGCTGATCTGACAAATGAACAG CAGTCTGGAAACAGGTTGTTTAAGGTGACAGAAGATGACAGCATCCACCAGCTGGACTCTCCACAAAATCAGGAAACAGAAGCAGATCTGAGAGCTGGGTCAAGCAACATCGAACATTCCGGAACTTTTGCGGAAGAAAAAATGAATCTCTGCGTGCCAATGTTTAACAGTGGTGGCAACGTGCAATGTAATACTCTGACGGAACCTGATTTAGAAAGTCAGATGCACTCGCAGGTATCGTGCCCCACCTTTATTTTGCCCGTAGCTCCTCTTGAGATCAAGTCCACGTTGGAATATCGTAGAAGCAGCTTGGAAGGAGATCAACTAAGGACTTTAAATGATGCCCAGCCACGGATACGGACTCTTTGGCCGCTCTGCGACAAAGCGAGGCCTAGCGAGGAGGTTCAGGAACTCTGCAAAGAACCTCCCCCCATCCTCGAAATGAACTGCGCTATTCCAGATGAGCCACATGCGCCCAATTTGGCAAAACCGAACAACCGATTGGCCACGGGTAAACCGAAGCAGAATCAAGGGACCTTGGAAAAAACGCAACTCAAAACCGATGTCAACCCCCGCTGCAAGAAGGAAAAATCCGCCGCACACCATCACGGCGCTCCCGGTCCGAAGAAACTGGAGAACTCGCCGCAGCTCGTAAGTGGTAAACAAAAAGAAACTTTAGAAAATGACAGCAGCCAGCTTGTCAAAGAGACGATCCCACATATGGAGAATGCTAAACCGCAcggcaagaagaaaaaaaagcaccacCACAATGCGCCCGGGACAGAAAACGATGCAAAGATGAAGGATACCAAAGGACGAATGGAAATGCCAAACATCAAAGTCCACAAGGACGCCAAGACGTCAGACCCAGTGGACAAAAAAACTCTAGCAAGTTTGAAACCCCCGCACGGGGAACACATTCGTCATAATACGGATGGCAAAAACAAGCACGTCCTAACCGGTGATGATACTGTTAAAAAGCGACGCTTGTCCAAGGATAAGTTTGCaaaatttttggacttaaaaccAAAGACGGAGGAGGGACCAAAGGTCGATGTCAGAGCGCCAAGTAAAAAGGCCTCCAGTGAGGTGGTCAAACAAAATACAAGCCCCCCAGCAGAAg AACCGAAGGTGATGCAACCCATCCAGCCAGAATCCGTGAGCGGGGACCCCCAAAGTCTAAGTCTGTGTTGTCGTTTCGCCAGCGTCTTCACCAAGCACACCATAACTTGGAGGCATGAAGCTGTTGTCCTTCTGGAGATCAAACGAAG TGCAGGGGACGAGAGTCGAGCATCCTTGACCATCTCCAACGCGTCCCACAAGGACCTGGGAAAGTACCAATGTTGTATGAGTAGCTCACAAGGCTCCATCACGCTGGATTACCTGCTCACATATGAAG TGCTGCGTGAGATTGTCATACTTCCATCTCCAAATATTGCAG CCCCCCCGGTCGAGGCGGGCTACGAGGCGGAAGACGTCCAGTGTTCCCGGCTGCTTTTCAAGGAAGACTTCTTGTCCGAGCAGTACTTTGGCGAGAACCAGCCCGTCAGCGTGGTCACCGAGAAGGCCCACTTCGGCGAAGGCATGCACCGGCGGGCGTTTCGAACCAGGTTACGCCAAGGGTGGGTTCCTCTCCTGCTGGCGGGACCCTCGTGCGTGCTCAAGGTCCACACCGCCGTCACCTATGGGACTAAGAACAACGACGACCTCGTTCAAAGGAACTTCTCTTTGGCTGTGGAG GAGTGTCACGTTCAGAACACGGCCCGGGAGTACATCAAGGAGTACAACGTCGCCACCCAGTCTCTCGACGCCTTCGGAGAAGTCCCGGA CATCATTCCCATCTATCTGGTTCACCGGCCCTCCAGCGACATCCCGTACGCCACGTTGGAGGAGGAGCTAATTGGGGAATTTGTCAAGTATTCAGTGAAGGACGGCAAGGAGATCAACCTGATGAGACGGGACTCCGAGGCGGGTCGCAAGTGTTGCGCCTTCCAGCATTGGGTGTATCAACGGACGGACGGGAACCTGCTGGTCACCGACATGCAAG GAGTGGGAATGAAACTCACCGACGTGGGAATTGCCACGTGTAAAAAAGG TTACAAGGGCTTCAAGGGTAACTGTGCCACCTCCTTCATCGACCAGTTTAAAGTGCTGCACCAGTGCAACATGTACTGCGAGATTCTGGGCCTCACCTCCCTGCAGCCCAAAGCGAGCAAAAAGGCCGCCTATCCTCCCAGAATCAAAGCGCAACCTTCAGCTGGAACCAAAAAGAAAACTTTTGGGCCAACTGTGAAAGCCAAATCCTAA